One Triticum dicoccoides isolate Atlit2015 ecotype Zavitan chromosome 4B, WEW_v2.0, whole genome shotgun sequence genomic window carries:
- the LOC119290885 gene encoding josephin-like protein: MESGARSEAKPDEEGPAPAGSSSGSKVYHERQRMQFCLLHALNNLMQEKESFTRAELDGIAENLVLTDPNKERWTPLSLIWKPHHNALTGNYDVNVLIAAVESRKKKVVWHDHRKGASSIDLDAEALVGLMVNVPVRRLRGLWTGRHWVAIRSIDGIWFNLDSDLPSAKQFQCKEKLIAFLDSVLSQGGELMIVLQDE, from the exons ATGGAGTCGGGAGCCAGATCGGAAGCAAAGCCAGACGAGGAAGGGCCGGCCCCGGCGGGAAGCAGCAGCGGCAGCAAGGTGTACCACGAGAGGCAAAGGATGCAGTTCTGCCTCCTCCACGCCCTCAACAACCTTATGCAG GAAAAAGAATCGTTCACCCGAGCTGAGCTGGATGGGATTGCTGAAAACCTTGTTCTTACTGATCCAAACAAGGAGAGATGGACTCCTCTATCGTTGATTTGGAAGCCCCACCACAATGCATTAACAGGGAACTATGATGTAAATGTTCTTATCGCGGCGGTAGAATCTAGAAAGAAGAAGGTAGTTTGGCATGATCATCGGAAGGGGGCATCTTCGATAGATCTGGATGCGGAAGCGCTGGTAGGGCTGATGGTCAATGTACCCGTCAGGAGGTTAAGGGGTCTGTGGACCGGCAGGCATTGGGTAGCAATTCGAAGCATTGATGGCATCTGGTTTAATTTGGACAGCGATCTTCCGTCGGCCAAGCAGTTTCAGTGCAAAGAAAAACTAATTGCATTCCTGGACAGCGTTCTCAGTCAAGGCGGAGAACTGATGATCGTGCTCCAAGACGAATGA